The DNA region TTCCCAGAATATGTGGTTAATCACAATTATTTCATGATGTAAAAGAGAGGCAATTGCTTTGATAGATATGGTTAGGTTGGTTTAGAAGGACAATGTAAATCTATAAGAAGGTCAGTGCTTCTTTATTGCACATTCCCTACAGCCAAACTTGAAAATATTGAAGGAAATCTcactttttctgtcatttaaatgGTCAGGGAGAGATCGTTTAACCTTCCTTCAAGCCAGAAACACCATCTTATCGTAGgcatttaaagacaaataaaaaacagacactATAATTGCGAATGTTACACAAGGATATTCACAGGCTCATTACATTACAGGAGCCTGTAAAAATCCCACAGTGCACCCACCAGGCAACAATATCTGCAATATCTGACCTGCATGAAAAACCCTGCGAGCAGGGCTCTCTTGATGTTGACCGTGTTGCCTCGGCAGCCAAAGGCGGGCGCCGAGACAGGCAGCTCGATTCTCCTCAGCGTGTCGGTGAGCTCGGTTCGAAGAGCATCGGCCGTCAGCAGGGCAGTGTGGTTAAAGAAGAAGTCCTGACACCACTTCTCTTCATCGCAGTCTGACACAGCAGGGAAAGAATATGGCGAGGAAGGATTTAGAGAGTTACATGGTGAAATGGGAAACAATACGGGCCTaatgtcactgtttttttttttgtttgtttttttgtttttcccctgaACTGACATTCATACTGCTGACACTGTTTGAAAGCCTTGAAGATGTTGATGAGAGTGAAGTGGTCTCCTTCCGGATGCTGAAACTTCATGCGACACTGGGCTGCCTCTGGCTTCAGCTCCTCAGCTGGAACCATGAAGCAAGAGGGCGCTAAAAAGATACACAAGATAATACTTACTTTTTAAGTATTATCACTCATGTAAACACGATCATATAAGCTGAACATTTACACATCTAATGATATTTCAAACCACAACACCAATGGATTTTATAAGGATGttttgtgacagaccaacaaaatcatccatccatccatccatccatccatccatccatccatccatccatccatccatccatccatccatccatccatccatccatccatccatccatccatccatccatccatccatccatccctccctccctccggATGGTCATAGGGAAGTTGTGGTGCCTATATCTGGCTGTTAATAATGGTGAAGCAGAAGTGAAATTATACatggtttttatatttaataagaatctgaaaagtgttgtatgcatttttattcagtcccccttagtcaatactttgtagaaacaACTTTGACTGGGCCCTTCTGATGCAATAACTTTGACATGAACTGTTTCACTGTTTCTCTGGCTATCAAGAGACACAAAGTGATAGCTGgttgcaaataattttattcagggGTTTGGAGTAAATCGGGTGGATAAAAATCTTATCTGTTatgcatttatttgtgttggTATATTTCATCAAATGGTGAAAcctacaaaatgtgaaaactacaGAGAAATACTTTTTGAGAAACACTTTAAGTGACAGCATGATTTTGCACAAAGCCCAATGGCTTTTTTAGATTGGTGTTAAAATCCCATACATCACCTGTTAGCATGGCTGCAATGATGACCACTTCGTTGACACAGTCAAACTCACAGGAGGCCAGCACAGTCTTGGCCATTTGAGGCTCCAGTGGGAACTCAGACATGATGATGCCCATCTCAGAAAGGTTCCCATCATTATCCAGAGCTGCCAGGTAGTCCAGCTCCTCCAGTGCCTGCATCAGACCTCCAGGGTctggaaagaaatatttcaaagcaGGCTTGTGGGATAATGTTCAAAATGTTAGACACAAACAAAGGAAAGTGGATTTATAACTGTATTTAACCGTATTTAAACTGGGTGTTCATTAATTCCACACAAATCTACTTTAAGTATTCAAAGTCTAGCACCCTGCTGGGAATGGTGAGAACGAAAGGGCAGCAGCAGATTACAAAGATGCAATCCTCGCCAACATCTGCCTCATACCGctactcaaaataaaaactggttcatgttatgagttagtttttctttttttttttatagtgttaAATGAGAAAGCCGAAACAAGAGGGAAAGAAAGGTTCCCTATTATCTGCTCACCCTCACACCGGCTCAGCCATGCCTGTGCTCTAATCAGctaatgagtgtgtgtgcgtgttttgTGGTGCTTTTCTGTGCATAAATCCGACGAGAACAAAAGCACACGGAAGGAGGTCAGCGCTGAAAGGATGCTCACAGAACAGGAGCTGTCGGCTCAGCTGAAGCATGGCTCACTGCTTTTCAAtgataacaaaaagaaaaaaaagttcctgTCTGCTGGAgcaaaaagagaacaaaaccgATTGGACCGAAAGATTCTCTTGTCCAACAATAAGTGAATTTTTAGGGATTCAAAAGAATAAGAATAttcaatgctttttttccctgtttgtttgtttgtttgtttgttttgttttaagcctGTATACACATAAATCTCACCTGGCCTGTCGATAAAGTGACAGTGACCCAGCCCGGCGATCTCTATCCTCTTTAGGAACAGCACGGTGGAGGTGATGTCAGACTCCACAATACGAGGACGAATCTTTGCAGGAAGCTGTCTCTCTTTCGGGTAAAGACGAAAACACTTGCCTGCAGGACAGAACAGCTGGATAATCACAACTACATATTTACATTactcactggccactttattagacCCAAATAGATCAATTAGCAGGCTAAGGAAAAAATTGGACAATCACAGACTGGAAGCCACTGGACTGATGCAATTTGGTTCTGGCTGTCCGCTCAGATGCTGGTTCATGATTTGGTGTGAACAACATCGGTCAGTTTGGTTTTGATGTGGTCTTGACATGGTTGAATTGTTGCTaaacatgtacatttttgaaaagccgCAGTATGCTCTTCTTCGTGTGACTGAATTTTATCGATTTGCAAAGTTTAAATGaactcaaactgtttttattgaacatgGAAGTAAGTTCACTGTATTCTACTGGCTTGCACAGTCGCCATGTCCAAAACAGCATCTCTGAGATTTGGCAATCATGGATTCTAGCTGATTTTGAAGGCCAAAAGGTAATCTAACCAGCAGGAAGTACCTAGAATATGCTCACCTGTTGGACCAGCCAGCTGTTTGCGGCACTCACTTTGACCTGAGCTGATTGGCTGGATGATGACAGAGTTTGTTCTGATTCTCGGGTTGTAAACCTGCAAACACAATGACAGAGGAGTCAGAGGTCCACAACTATGTATTTACGtcttgaaaaaagtttttttcccccctacaTCACAGAAGCAAGgatattttttctgttctttttctttgatgGATTTTCGTTTAATACACTTCAATGCCATCTTTGATACACAAACATACACTCTGACATAGTATATCTGCTGAGGCTGTTCCCACAGACAGGAAGCTAAGCAAATGCTGTTCACTGTACTGATAATGCTGGacacatgcacaaaataatACAGAATGTATAAAAAGCAActctgtaattatttttccttgtttaaaatactgtttaacAGTAGAGGTAAAACAGCTGCTACCTCGCTCCCTCACATGGTGTGAAGGTGTCTGTTCCTTATATTAAGAACATTAGGTATTAGGATGAACCGAACTGTTGCTTTGTCATATGGTGcatattacattttgaaatgtacagaaaaaaattgtgaacTATAATTGAGTTGTGTTGGAAGTTTCTGCAGTTGGATTTTGACCTTTTAAAATACCTCTGACCTGAAGCCATGCTACTTTACTGAATTCTTTGAGTTTCAGGAATGCAGATATTTAACCTTGGAcgttttttgatgtttttctgtttttaattattgttttattttacaacaaactTTGTATTGTTAAGAtgttaagatgttttaaatggattcataaagtagaaaagaaaaagtttttgtttcataaagtaCAGCTGGCTGAATTAGCCACAAATATCTGATCGATGCGAGATCACAAGAGCACAAGAAATAATGCAAAACTTACATATCTTTTTTCCACTCCAGCATCAATAACAAAGTTAATTGAGCTATAAGCCCAGAAGAAGTCCTCATTTGGACTGCTTGTGAGGAACACTCGTCTGGTCTGACCCGCCTCCTCCCCAAACATCGGTAGACTCCCAGGTTGGTGAGGATGAACAGCTATGGGCAGCAGCTCACCCAGGCCAGGTGGCAAGCCTCGCTTTTCATGACACAGGAGGTCATGGGCCAGATCTATTTCCTAATTGAGGACATACACAGAGAAAATTCAGCAACAAAACTATTTTGTCAGACTTAGGACGTCAGGGCTGCGTCTTACCTCCATCGTCACCAGAAACACAACCACATCCCCCGGCTCCTTGGAGCGATGGATCTCCAGCACGAGACGGAGAGCAGAACAGAAGTAGTTGTCACTCGTGCTGCTGTACACTACCTCCCCAACCTCTGGGGTCTCCAGGTGGA from Gambusia affinis linkage group LG13, SWU_Gaff_1.0, whole genome shotgun sequence includes:
- the dhx32b gene encoding putative pre-mRNA-splicing factor ATP-dependent RNA helicase DHX32; translation: MDQHMLSLSGEYCLEGKSPCCSDSETLSQGDKEYDDILELNQFDGLPYSSRFYKLLKERKELPVWRAKDEFMDSLTKGQFVVLSGFAKTGRSSQIPQWCAEFCLSVRFQHGMVVCTQIHPQQAVDLALRVADEMDINIGHEVGYTIPLETCCTGETFLRYSTDDMLLREMMSDPLLERYGVVIVDQAHQRTVATDVLLGLLKEVALQRPELRVVLLSATKPDPKQLNLFTGSALPAIHLETPEVGEVVYSSTSDNYFCSALRLVLEIHRSKEPGDVVVFLVTMEEIDLAHDLLCHEKRGLPPGLGELLPIAVHPHQPGSLPMFGEEAGQTRRVFLTSSPNEDFFWAYSSINFVIDAGVEKRYVYNPRIRTNSVIIQPISSGQSECRKQLAGPTGKCFRLYPKERQLPAKIRPRIVESDITSTVLFLKRIEIAGLGHCHFIDRPDPGGLMQALEELDYLAALDNDGNLSEMGIIMSEFPLEPQMAKTVLASCEFDCVNEVVIIAAMLTAPSCFMVPAEELKPEAAQCRMKFQHPEGDHFTLINIFKAFKQCQQYEYCDEEKWCQDFFFNHTALLTADALRTELTDTLRRIELPVSAPAFGCRGNTVNIKRALLAGFFMQVARDVDGSGNYFILTHKHVAQIHPMSGYGAKSPKLGLPEWVLFHEHTFSEDNCLRTVTHITPEEFVQMTPQYFFYNLPSSESKDLLQNILNGGASQNENKRSSNEEPQEDQTSDRCVIQ